From Nymphalis io chromosome 10, ilAglIoxx1.1, whole genome shotgun sequence, a single genomic window includes:
- the LOC126771150 gene encoding prostaglandin reductase 1-like, with translation MVKARQYVVKKYFEGVPKRDDFEIEEYELPSLKNGEILVKTEWVGIEPYQRAYNRRFPIPFKQFSIQVGLVVDSKDPQFPIGSRVISHEGWCDYSVIKTDARDDKFDIQVSLLPDLKGLPPTFALGVVGMLGATAYFGLLEICQPKVGETIVVTGAAGAVGSLVGQIAKLKGCRVIGFAGSDEKTEWLEKELGFDVALNYKKVDIHKELRKAAPNGVDCYFDNVGGEISSIIMNHMNEFGRVCVCGSISVYNEDYTKLPKATVTQFDIVMKQIKVEGILVTRWKSRMSEAFTDIVQWIKSGDIKVREHVIEGFDNIYDAFLGMLAGENIGKTIVKV, from the coding sequence atggtaAAAGCTCGACAATATGTCGTGAAGAAATATTTTGAAGGTGTGCCAAAGAGAGACGATTTTGAAATAGAAGAGTACGAGCTTCCGTCGCTTAAAAATGGAGAAATACTCGTCAAAACAGAATGGGTGGGTATTGAACCCTACCAAAGAGCATACAATAGAAGGTTTCCAATTCCATTTAAACAATTTAGTATTCAAGTTGGGCTGGTTGTTGACTCCAAAGATCCTCAATTTCCGATAGGATCTAGAGTAATATCACATGAAGGTTGGTGTGACTATAGTGTTATAAAAACAGACGCACGTGATGATAAATTTGATATTCAAGTTAGCCTTTTACCTGATTTAAAAGGACTCCCACCTACCTTTGCACTTGGAGTAGTAGGTATGTTGGGGGCTACGGCGTACTTCGGTCTTCTCGAAATATGTCAGCCCAAAGTCGGTGAAACCATTGTTGTGACTGGGGCTGCGGGCGCTGTTGGATCACTAGTGGGTCAAATCGCTAAACTAAAAGGCTGCCGAGTTATTGGTTTTGCAGGTTCGGATGAAAAAACTGAATGGTTGGAGAAAGAATTAGGATTTGACGTagctttaaattacaaaaaggtAGATATACACAAAGAACTTCGGAAAGCTGCACCAAATGGTGTAGACTGCTACTTCGATAATGTTGGAGGGGAAATTAGTAGTATTATTATGAACCATATGAATGAATTCGGAAGAGTGTGTGTATGTGGAAGCattagtgtttataatgaaGATTATACGAAACTACCAAAAGCCACTGTAACACAGTTTGATATAGTGATGAAGCAAATAAAAGTTGAGGGAATTTTAGTAACACGATGGAAAAGTCGAATGTCAGAAGCCTTTACTGATATCGTTCAATGGATTAAATCTGGAGACATCAAAGTCCGAGAACATGTGATAGAAGGTTTTGACAATATTTACGATGCTTTTTTAGGAATGCTGGCAGGCGAAAATATTGGTAAAACAAtagtaaaagtttaa